From the candidate division WOR-3 bacterium genome, one window contains:
- the lepB gene encoding signal peptidase I, translating into MGEKIKKEIYTWIIVIGVVLVLRVVFVEAYVIPTGSMEKTLLVGDALLVNRFIYGIKIPIPFTGIQIPIIPGRTPQRGEIVVFKYPFENKDFVKRCVAVEGDTVEVINKALYINGKKVEEPYVWHREPGVFHGVKYDREKYQKKWEDAELFDIFGMYVRDNFGPVVVPEDCIFVMGDNRDNSMDSRFWGPLHKKYLKGKPLFIYFSFDPGGEATSILDILKIWRWKEIRFARIGRVT; encoded by the coding sequence ATGGGTGAAAAGATTAAGAAAGAAATATATACCTGGATCATCGTTATAGGGGTGGTTCTGGTTTTACGTGTCGTTTTTGTCGAGGCTTATGTGATTCCCACAGGTTCTATGGAAAAGACTCTGCTTGTGGGTGACGCCCTGCTTGTTAATCGATTTATTTACGGCATAAAGATTCCAATACCGTTTACCGGTATACAGATTCCCATAATTCCGGGACGTACTCCGCAACGGGGTGAGATCGTCGTTTTCAAATATCCGTTTGAAAACAAAGATTTCGTAAAGAGGTGCGTGGCGGTCGAGGGGGATACGGTCGAAGTCATAAATAAAGCGCTTTACATCAACGGAAAAAAGGTCGAGGAACCTTATGTATGGCACAGGGAGCCCGGGGTTTTTCACGGGGTTAAATATGACAGGGAAAAGTATCAAAAAAAATGGGAAGATGCCGAACTCTTCGATATCTTCGGTATGTATGTACGGGATAATTTCGGACCGGTTGTCGTTCCTGAAGATTGTATCTTTGTAATGGGTGATAACCGCGACAACTCCATGGATTCAAGATTTTGGGGACCGTTACACAAGAAATATCTCAAAGGAAAACCCCTGTTTATCTACTTTTCTTTTGACCCCGGTGGAGAGGCGACCAGTATTCTGGATATCCTGAAAATCTGGCGCTGGAAAGAGATCCGCTTTGCCAGGATCGGACGGGTTACATAA